A portion of the Cryptomeria japonica chromosome 5, Sugi_1.0, whole genome shotgun sequence genome contains these proteins:
- the LOC131042042 gene encoding putative leucine-rich repeat receptor-like serine/threonine-protein kinase At2g24130: MAALLLLPLMLSIFLISAVPHSLNNLSHHHHQQQQLLLQFKAAVSKTGTSLLDWTPLHPFCNWTGVTCHNSSHSVRAIVIKRMNLDGTISSVLGNLSSLRFLVLSHNSLTGTIPPQLGQLRNLRILSLLDNQLQGTIPPTLSACRGLRSLKLSFNQLHGSIPPELSLLTSLKSLYLGINSLTGTFPPSLTNLSKLNELGLTGCRLRGHIPWEIGTKLSNLVVLRLGRNQLSGNIPNSLGNCSHLDVLSLNENQLDGTVSMELGKLNLLTQLYLHTNQLFSDRGDRLAFLNALTNCSHLQIIDMGNNHFTGILPPSIGQLSSDLSDFNLGGNMISGSIPQQIANLTNLTFLDLGNNIFSGNIPSEIKTLHKLERLNLGGNKLEGSIPSEIGQMQHLGLLNLSHNRLSGKIPDSLCSSLQLRRLLLHHNKLSGIIPVSLEGCQKLELLDLSHNKIEGRIPREVIASLKDLAFYLNLSWNSLEGSLSQEMSKIVMAQAIDISGNRLTGVIPNSLGDCIALERLNLSHNAFQGPIPKSLSKLKNLQEMDLSFNNLSGQIPEAGCSPCMEYLHHDCPLQIVHCDLKSSNVLLDANMTALVTDFGISRLSTTNSIDSLSTTTFAVKGSIGYIAPEYGLSGNVSIKGDVYSFGILILEMVTRKRPSDDMFVGDMSLQKWVRSAFPNRLVEIVDSEMLRDVNKSMEDNRCLISFIHVGLLCSSESPRERPSMRDVAKALESLKISLMGCAAVSNLTATISELLNKTNPTAAKASDNQSSTF; the protein is encoded by the exons ATGGCTGCTCTTTTGTTGTTACCTTTAATGCTTTCCATATTTTTGATCTCCGCTGTTCCTCATTCTCTCAATAATctctctcatcatcatcatcaacaacaacaattgcTCCTGCAATTCAAAGCTGCTGTTTCTAAAACCGGCACTTCTCTGCTTGACTGGACTCCCCTTCACCCCTTCTGCAACTGGACTGGTGTTACCTGCCACAACTCTTCTCACTCTGTCCGTGCCATCGTTATAAAACGAATGAATTTAGACGGCACAATTTCTTCTGTGCTCGGGAATCTCTCCTCTCTTCGATTCCTTGTTCTCTCCCACAATTCCCTCACTGGTACCATTCCACCTCAACTCGGCCAACTCCGAAATCTACGTATTCTCTCATTGCTCGACAATCAACTACAAGGAACCATTCCGCCCACTCTCTCCGCCTGCCGCGGTTTGCGTTCACTGAAACTCTCCTTTAACCAACTGCATGGCAGCATTCCGCCTGAGCTGAGTCTTCTTACAAGTTTGAAGTCCCTCTACTTGGGCATTAACAGTCTCACGGGTACCTTTCCACCCTCTTTAACAAAtctctcaaaattgaatgaattagGTTTAACTGGATGCCGGTTAAGGGGTCATATTCCATGGGAAATCGGTACCAAGCTCTCCAATTTGGTTGTACTTAGGTTAGGTAGAAATCAGCTTAGTGGAAACATACCAAACTCCTTGGGAAATTGTTCCCATCTCGATGTACTTTCTTTAAATGAAAACCAACTCGATGGAACGGTTTCAATGGAGTTGGGTAAGTTGAACCTTCTTACCCAGCTTTACCTACACACCAATCAACTTTTTAGTGACAGAGGTGACAGATTGGCCTTTCTCAATGCTCTCACGAATTGCTCCCACTTGCAAATAATAGATATGGGAAACAATCATTTCACTGGTATATTGCCCCCATCCATAGGCCAATTATCTTCCGATCTCAGCGACTTTAATTTAGGTGGCAACATGATAAGCGGAAGCATACCACAACAGATTGCCAATCTGACAAACTTAACCTTCTTAGATCTAGGCAATAATATTTTCAGTGGCAATATTCCATCTGAAATTAAAACATTACATAAGTTGGAAAGATTGAATTTGGGTGGGAACAAATTAGAAGGAAGCATTCCAAGTGAGATAGGTCAAATGCAACATCTTGGACTCTTAAATCTTAGTCACAACAGGTTATCTGGAAAAATACCAGATTCTCTTTGTAGCTCCTTGCAGTTAAGACGCCTTTTACTTCATCACAACAAGTTATCAGGGATTATCCCTGTTAGTTTAGAGGGATGTCAGAAGCTGGAGCTCCTTGACTTGTCTCACAATAAAATAGAGGGAAGGATACCCCGTGAAGTCATTGCCAGCCTTAAAGACCTGGCATTCTATCTTAATCTTTCATGGAATTCTCTGGAAGGGTCGTTGTCACAGGAGATGAGTAAAATTGTAATGGCTCAAGCCATAGATATATCTGGAAATCGACTTACTGGGGTCATTCCAAATTCTCTAGGGGACTGCATAGCATTAGAGCGCCTAAATCTCTCCCACAATGCCTTTCAAGGTCCAATACCGAAATCACTCTCCAAGTTAAAAAATCTCCAAGAAATGgatctttcattcaataatttgtcAGGGCAGATTCCAGAAGCAGG ATGTAGCCCATGCATGGAATATCTACATCATGATTGTCCTCTACAAATTGTGCACTGTGATTTAAAATCTAGCAACGTGCTCTTGGATGCCAACATGACAGCTCTTGTCACTGATTTTGGTATATCCCGTTTAAGTACTACAAATTCCATAGATTCACTGAGTACAACAACATTTGCAGTCAAAGGATCTATTGGATATATTGCTCCAG AGTATGGATTGAGTGGTAATGTTTCTATCAAGGGAGATGTTTATAGTTTCGGGATTCTAATATTAGAGATGGTTACAAGGAAGAGGCCAAGCGATGACATGTTTGTGGGAGACATGAGCTTGCAAAAGTGGGTGAGATCAGCTTTTCCAAACAGACTGGTAGAAATTGTTGATAGCGAGATGTTGAGAGATGTGAATAAAAGCATGGAGGACAATAGATGTCTTATTTCTTTCATTCATGTTGGTTTGCTTTGTAGCAGTGAATCACCAAGAGAACGACCTTCCATGAGAGATGTAGCCAAAGCTTTGGAGAGCCTGAAGATATCTTTGATGGGATGTGCAGCTGTTTCCAATTTAACAGCTACCATATCAGAACTCCTGAACAAGACCAATCCCACTGCAGCAAAGGCATCTGACAATCAAAGTTCTACATTTTAG